A genomic window from Peromyscus maniculatus bairdii isolate BWxNUB_F1_BW_parent chromosome 1, HU_Pman_BW_mat_3.1, whole genome shotgun sequence includes:
- the Tmem145 gene encoding transmembrane protein 145 isoform X2: MESSRAPALRRLLPPLLLLLLPLSPRARAKYVRGNLSSKEDWVFLTRFCFLSDYGRLDFRFRYPEARCCQNILLYFDDPSQWPAVYKARDKDCLAKESVIRPENNQVINLTTQYAWSGCQVVSEEGTRYMSCSSGRSFRSVRERWWYIALSKCGGDGLQLEYEMVLTNGKSFWTRHFSADEFGILETDVTFLLIFTLIFILSCYFGYLLKGRQLLHTTYKMFMAAAGVEVLSLLFFCIYWGQYATDGVGNGSLKILAKLLFSSSFLIFLLTLILLGKGFTVTRGRISHSGSVKLSVYMTLYTLTHVVLLIYEAEFFDPGQVLYTYESPAGYGLIGLQVAAYVWFCYAVLVSLRHFPEKQPFYVPFFAAYTLWFFAVPVMALIANFGIPKWAREKIVNGIQLGIHLYAHGVFLIMTRPSAANKNFPYHVRTSQIASAGVPGPGGSQSADKAFPQHVYGNVTFISDSVPNFTELFSIPPPTSSPLPRTAPESGLPLFRDLRPPDPLRDL; encoded by the exons ATGGAGTCCTCGCGCGCGCCCGCGCTGCGCCGCttgctgccgccgctgctgctcctgctgctgccactgtccCCCCGCGCCCGGGCCAAGTACGTGAGGGGCAACCTCAGCTCCAAGGAG GACTGGGTCTTCCTGACAAGATTTTGTTTCCTCTCCGATTATGGCCGACTGGACTTCCGATTCCGATACCCGGAG GCCAGGTGCTGTCAGAACATACTCCTTTATTTCGACGACCCCTCCCAGTGGCCAGCTGTGTACAAGGCAAGGGACAAG GACTGCTTGGCCAAGGAGTCTGTGATCAGGCCGGAGAACAACCAGGTCATCAATCTCACCACTCAGTATGCCTGGTCAGGCTGTCAG GTGGTGTCAGAAGAGGGAACTCGCTACATGAGCTGCTCCAGTGGCCGCAGCTTCCGCTCTGTGCGTGAGAGGTGGTGGTACATTGCACTCAGCAAGTGTGGG GGAGATGGGCTGCAGCTGGAGTATGAGATGGTCCTCACCAACGGCAAGTCCTTCTGGACACGGCACTTCTCAGCTGATGAATTTG GGATCCTGGAGACGGATGTGACCTTTCTCCTCATCTTCaccctcatcttcatcctctcttGTTACTTTGGAT ATTTGCTGAAAGGCCGACAGTTACTCCATACAACTTATAAAATGTTCATGGCGGCAGCAGGCGTGGAGG TCCTGAGCCTCCTGTTCTTCTGCATCTACTGGGGCCAGTACGCCACAGATGGTGTTGGCAATGGGAGCCTGAAGATCTTGG ccaAGCTGCTCTTCTCCTCCAgcttcctcatcttcctgctcACGCTCATCCTTCTGGGGAAGGGATTCACGGTGACACG AGGCCGCATCAGCCACTCGGGCTCCGTGAAGTTGTCCGTGTACATGACCCTGTACACGCTCACCCACGTGGTACTGCTCATCTATGAGGCAGAA TTCTTTGATCCAGGCCAGGTACTGTACACATATGAGTCTCCGGCTGGTTACGGGCTCATCGGGCTGCAGGTGGCAGCCTACGTGTGGTTCTGCTATGCTGTTCTGGTGTCCCTTCGTCACTTTCCTGAGAAGCAGCCCTTTTATGTGCCCTTCTTTGCTGCCTATACTCTCTG GTTCTTCGCTGTTCCTGTCATGGCCCTGATTGCCAATTTTGGGATCCCGAAGTGGGCCCGAGAGAAGATCGTCAATGGCATCCAGCTGGGGATCCACTTGTATGCCCACGGCGTGTTTCTG atCATGACTCGCCCGTCCGCGGCCAATAAGAACTTCCCATACCACGTGCGAACTTCGCAGATCGCCTCTGCTGGGGTCCCGGGACCCGGAGGGAGCCAATCCGCAGATAAGGCATTCCCGCAGCACGTCTATGGAAACGTGACATTCATCAGCGACTCGGTGCCCAACTTCACGGAGCTCTTCTCCATCCCCCCGCCCACCTCCTCT CCCCTGCCCCGAACGGCTCCGGAATCTGGACTCCCGCTGTTCCGTGATCTCCGCCCCCCTGACCCCCTCCGAGACCTCTGA
- the Tmem145 gene encoding transmembrane protein 145 isoform X3, with amino-acid sequence MESSRAPALRRLLPPLLLLLLPLSPRARAKYVRGNLSSKEDWVFLTRFCFLSDYGRLDFRFRYPEARCCQNILLYFDDPSQWPAVYKARDKDCLAKESVIRPENNQVINLTTQYAWSGCQVVSEEGTRYMSCSSGRSFRSVRERWWYIALSKCGGDGLQLEYEMVLTNGKSFWTRHFSADEFGILETDVTFLLIFTLIFILSCYFGYLLKGRQLLHTTYKMFMAAAGVEVLSLLFFCIYWGQYATDGVGNGSLKILAKLLFSSSFLIFLLTLILLGKGFTVTRGRISHSGSVKLSVYMTLYTLTHVVLLIYEAEFFDPGQVLYTYESPAGYGLIGLQVAAYVWFCYAVLVSLRHFPEKQPFYVPFFAAYTLWFFAVPVMALIANFGIPKWAREKIVNGIQLGIHLYAHGVFLIMTRPSAANKNFPYHVRTSQIASAGVPGPGGSQSADKAFPQHVYGNVTFISDSVPNFTELFSIPPPTSSVSSAAPAPEELLAPPLEYLTPLPAPPPPPAPWRLSPPLAFRTPRAPTPRLDRPPAPAPTLPDWVLALLRTPPRTPRAVPPPPAFRGWSPSPLPPPEFAPRTPTPPLEYLAPLPRRPATHSFPD; translated from the exons ATGGAGTCCTCGCGCGCGCCCGCGCTGCGCCGCttgctgccgccgctgctgctcctgctgctgccactgtccCCCCGCGCCCGGGCCAAGTACGTGAGGGGCAACCTCAGCTCCAAGGAG GACTGGGTCTTCCTGACAAGATTTTGTTTCCTCTCCGATTATGGCCGACTGGACTTCCGATTCCGATACCCGGAG GCCAGGTGCTGTCAGAACATACTCCTTTATTTCGACGACCCCTCCCAGTGGCCAGCTGTGTACAAGGCAAGGGACAAG GACTGCTTGGCCAAGGAGTCTGTGATCAGGCCGGAGAACAACCAGGTCATCAATCTCACCACTCAGTATGCCTGGTCAGGCTGTCAG GTGGTGTCAGAAGAGGGAACTCGCTACATGAGCTGCTCCAGTGGCCGCAGCTTCCGCTCTGTGCGTGAGAGGTGGTGGTACATTGCACTCAGCAAGTGTGGG GGAGATGGGCTGCAGCTGGAGTATGAGATGGTCCTCACCAACGGCAAGTCCTTCTGGACACGGCACTTCTCAGCTGATGAATTTG GGATCCTGGAGACGGATGTGACCTTTCTCCTCATCTTCaccctcatcttcatcctctcttGTTACTTTGGAT ATTTGCTGAAAGGCCGACAGTTACTCCATACAACTTATAAAATGTTCATGGCGGCAGCAGGCGTGGAGG TCCTGAGCCTCCTGTTCTTCTGCATCTACTGGGGCCAGTACGCCACAGATGGTGTTGGCAATGGGAGCCTGAAGATCTTGG ccaAGCTGCTCTTCTCCTCCAgcttcctcatcttcctgctcACGCTCATCCTTCTGGGGAAGGGATTCACGGTGACACG AGGCCGCATCAGCCACTCGGGCTCCGTGAAGTTGTCCGTGTACATGACCCTGTACACGCTCACCCACGTGGTACTGCTCATCTATGAGGCAGAA TTCTTTGATCCAGGCCAGGTACTGTACACATATGAGTCTCCGGCTGGTTACGGGCTCATCGGGCTGCAGGTGGCAGCCTACGTGTGGTTCTGCTATGCTGTTCTGGTGTCCCTTCGTCACTTTCCTGAGAAGCAGCCCTTTTATGTGCCCTTCTTTGCTGCCTATACTCTCTG GTTCTTCGCTGTTCCTGTCATGGCCCTGATTGCCAATTTTGGGATCCCGAAGTGGGCCCGAGAGAAGATCGTCAATGGCATCCAGCTGGGGATCCACTTGTATGCCCACGGCGTGTTTCTG atCATGACTCGCCCGTCCGCGGCCAATAAGAACTTCCCATACCACGTGCGAACTTCGCAGATCGCCTCTGCTGGGGTCCCGGGACCCGGAGGGAGCCAATCCGCAGATAAGGCATTCCCGCAGCACGTCTATGGAAACGTGACATTCATCAGCGACTCGGTGCCCAACTTCACGGAGCTCTTCTCCATCCCCCCGCCCACCTCCTCTGTAAGCTCCGCAGCCCCAGCGCCAGAGGAGCTGCTGGCGCCGCCCCTGGAGTACCTGACCCCGCtccccgccccgccgccgccccctGCGCCCTGGCGCCTGAGCCCACCCCTGGCCTTCCGTACTCCCCGCGCCCCAACGCCCCGACTTGACCGTCCCCCGGCGCCTGCACCCACCCTGCCCGACTGGGTCCTGGCGCTATTGCGCACGCCCCCAAGGACGCCCCGCGCCGTGCCCCCGCCGCCCGCCTTCCGAGGCTGGTCCCCATCTCCCCTACCGCCGCCAGAGTTTGCCCCGCGCACCCCGACGCCACCCCTTGAGTACCTGGCCCCGCTGCCCAGGCGCCCAGCTACCCACTCCTTCCCTGACTGA
- the Prr19 gene encoding proline-rich protein 19 isoform X1: MRGACSLVYPALKGRRSANSFEARVSTEKKPLLSTATRSPGWGSLGEKRAIMDPRGPVSQPFQQLEKSGRIRRRKTRRERNKALVSGYRPLARQDPPASSRDPSVILQDPVASAAPKLVVITQGRLSREHRGLFNHEVKSLDVARLLNSGSLEPCTPPLPTKSSCSPSRVQEPALEARGKENQAPGGVDSSPPSSPELPVLGQLLEELQCQLILPQAFPTRDLVQESRDAILRTLQGCHGCVPDLALVLRGCQSPLPETKPSVPERRRTTPSGMDVPEHAPREGRQRTQQGTKGVNFAVPHTCSSNPSHRASLVPPIDHQLPILPSVSSPSGVACGPPTAFDMLKSIWLIATPPQPQPRDVCPPQPLPQPPSPLLPRTSGNKDLDWSPDPPAPLLSLSWVVTQRSPESWSFPPMKLY, from the exons ATGCGTGGGGCGTGCTCGCTGGTTTACCCCGCGCTCAAGGGCCGGAGGAGCGCGAACAGCTTCGAGGCTCGGGTCTCGACAGAAAAGAAGCCATTGCTCTCCACAGCCACGAGGAGCCCAGGGTGGGGCTCGTTAGGAGAGAAGAGG GCCATCATGGACCCTCGGGGACCGGTCTCTCAGCCTTTCCAGCAGCTTGAGAAATCTGGTCGTATCCGGCGTCGCAAAACTAGGAGGGAGCGAAACAAGGCCCTGGTGAGTGGCTACCGGCCACTGGCCCGTCAGGATCCTCCCGCGTCCAGTCGGGATCCATCTGTGATCCTCCAGGATCCTGTGGCGTCTGCAGCCCCCAAGCTTGTCGTCATAACTCAAGGCAGATTGAGCCGGGAGCACCGGGGTCTCTTCAACCATGAAGTGAAGTCCCTGGATGTGGCCCGGCTGCTTAACAGTGGCTCCTTGGAACCATGTACCCCCCCACTACCCACAAAGTCCTCCTGCAGCCCAAGCAGAGTCCAGGAACCAGCCTTAGAGGCAAGAGGCAAGGAGAACCAGGCACCGGGAGGTGTAGACTCAAGCCCACCAAGTTCCCCGGAGCTCCCTGTGTTGGGGCAGCTGCTGGAGGAGCTGCAGTGCCAGCTGATTCTGCCACAAGCCTTTCCTACGAGGGACCTAGTGCAGGAGTCCAGGGATGCCATCCTAAGAACCTTACAAGGCTGCCATGGCTGCGTGCCGGATCTTGCCCTGGTGCTCCGAGGTTGTCAGTCACCCTTGCCTG AGACGAAGCCTAGCGTCCCCGAGAGACGGAGGACGACACCTTCTGGTATGGATGTTCCTGAGCATGCTCCAAGGGAGGGGAGGCAAAGGACTCAACAGGGCACGAAGGGGGTTAACTTTGCCGTGCCTCATACTTGCAGCAGCAACCCTTCACACAGGGCCAGCCTGGTGCCACCTATAGATCATCAGCTGCCCATCTTGCCCTCAGTATCTTCACCATCTGGGGTCGCGTGTGGTCCCCCAACAGCGTTTGATATGCTGAAAAGCATCTGGCTCAtagccaccccaccccagccccagccccgggATGTCTGCCCACCTCAACCCCTACCTCAGCCACCGTCACCCTTGCTGCCCCGAACATCTGGCAATAAGGACTTGGACTGGAGCCCCGACCCTCCTGCCCCACTGCTCAGCCTCTCCTGGGTGGTGACTCAGAGAAGCCCAGAGTCTTGGTCCTTCCCCCCAATGAAACTATACTGA
- the Prr19 gene encoding proline-rich protein 19 isoform X2 — MDPRGPVSQPFQQLEKSGRIRRRKTRRERNKALVSGYRPLARQDPPASSRDPSVILQDPVASAAPKLVVITQGRLSREHRGLFNHEVKSLDVARLLNSGSLEPCTPPLPTKSSCSPSRVQEPALEARGKENQAPGGVDSSPPSSPELPVLGQLLEELQCQLILPQAFPTRDLVQESRDAILRTLQGCHGCVPDLALVLRGCQSPLPETKPSVPERRRTTPSGMDVPEHAPREGRQRTQQGTKGVNFAVPHTCSSNPSHRASLVPPIDHQLPILPSVSSPSGVACGPPTAFDMLKSIWLIATPPQPQPRDVCPPQPLPQPPSPLLPRTSGNKDLDWSPDPPAPLLSLSWVVTQRSPESWSFPPMKLY, encoded by the exons ATGGACCCTCGGGGACCGGTCTCTCAGCCTTTCCAGCAGCTTGAGAAATCTGGTCGTATCCGGCGTCGCAAAACTAGGAGGGAGCGAAACAAGGCCCTGGTGAGTGGCTACCGGCCACTGGCCCGTCAGGATCCTCCCGCGTCCAGTCGGGATCCATCTGTGATCCTCCAGGATCCTGTGGCGTCTGCAGCCCCCAAGCTTGTCGTCATAACTCAAGGCAGATTGAGCCGGGAGCACCGGGGTCTCTTCAACCATGAAGTGAAGTCCCTGGATGTGGCCCGGCTGCTTAACAGTGGCTCCTTGGAACCATGTACCCCCCCACTACCCACAAAGTCCTCCTGCAGCCCAAGCAGAGTCCAGGAACCAGCCTTAGAGGCAAGAGGCAAGGAGAACCAGGCACCGGGAGGTGTAGACTCAAGCCCACCAAGTTCCCCGGAGCTCCCTGTGTTGGGGCAGCTGCTGGAGGAGCTGCAGTGCCAGCTGATTCTGCCACAAGCCTTTCCTACGAGGGACCTAGTGCAGGAGTCCAGGGATGCCATCCTAAGAACCTTACAAGGCTGCCATGGCTGCGTGCCGGATCTTGCCCTGGTGCTCCGAGGTTGTCAGTCACCCTTGCCTG AGACGAAGCCTAGCGTCCCCGAGAGACGGAGGACGACACCTTCTGGTATGGATGTTCCTGAGCATGCTCCAAGGGAGGGGAGGCAAAGGACTCAACAGGGCACGAAGGGGGTTAACTTTGCCGTGCCTCATACTTGCAGCAGCAACCCTTCACACAGGGCCAGCCTGGTGCCACCTATAGATCATCAGCTGCCCATCTTGCCCTCAGTATCTTCACCATCTGGGGTCGCGTGTGGTCCCCCAACAGCGTTTGATATGCTGAAAAGCATCTGGCTCAtagccaccccaccccagccccagccccgggATGTCTGCCCACCTCAACCCCTACCTCAGCCACCGTCACCCTTGCTGCCCCGAACATCTGGCAATAAGGACTTGGACTGGAGCCCCGACCCTCCTGCCCCACTGCTCAGCCTCTCCTGGGTGGTGACTCAGAGAAGCCCAGAGTCTTGGTCCTTCCCCCCAATGAAACTATACTGA
- the Pafah1b3 gene encoding platelet-activating factor acetylhydrolase IB subunit alpha1, translating to MSGQENPASKPTPVQDVQGDGRWMSLHHRFVADSKDKEPEVVFIGDSLVQLMHQCEIWRELFSPLHALNFGIGGDSTQHVLWRLENGELEHIRPKIVVVWVGTNNHSHTAEQVTGGIRAIVQLVNKLQPQARVVVLGLLPRGQHPNPLREKNRQVNELVRAALAGHPRAHFLDADPGFVHSDGTISHHDMYDYLHLSRLGYTPVCRALHSLLLRLLAQDQGQGVPLPETTP from the exons ATGAGCGGGCAAGAGAACCCGGCCAGCAAGCCCACGCCTGTGCAGGACGTGCAGGGCGACGGGCGCTGGATGTCTCTG CACCATCGATTTGTGGCCGACAGCAAAGACAAGGAACCAGAAGTTGTCTTCATCGGGGACTCCTTGGTCCAGCTAATGCACCAGTGTGAG ATCTGGCGGGAGCTCTTCTCTCCTCTGCACGCACTGAACTTTGGCATTGGTGGGGACAGCACACAGCATGTACTCTGGCGGCTGGAGAATGGGGAGCTGGAACACATCCGACCCAAG ATCGTGGTGGTCTGGGTGGGCACCAACaaccacagccacacagcagagCAGGTGACGGGTGGCATCAGAGCCATTGTACAACTTGTGAACAAGCTGCAGCCCCAGGCACGGGTGGTTGTCCTG GGCCTGCTTCCAAGGGGCCAGCATCCCAACCCACTTCGGGAGAAAAACCGACAGGTAAACGAGCTGGTACGGGCAGCATTAGCTGGCCACCCCCGAGCCCACTTCTTAGATGCAGACCCTGGCTTTGTGCATTCTGATGGCACCATAAGCCACCATGACATGTATGATTACCTACATCTGAGCCGCTTGGGGTACACACCTGTTTGCCGGGCCCTGCACTCCTTGCTTCTTCGTCTCCTGGCTCAAGACCAGGGCCAAGGTGTCCCTCTGCCAGAGACCACACCCTGA
- the Tmem145 gene encoding transmembrane protein 145 isoform X1 — MESSRAPALRRLLPPLLLLLLPLSPRARAKYVRGNLSSKEDWVFLTRFCFLSDYGRLDFRFRYPEARCCQNILLYFDDPSQWPAVYKARDKDCLAKESVIRPENNQVINLTTQYAWSGCQVVSEEGTRYMSCSSGRSFRSVRERWWYIALSKCGGDGLQLEYEMVLTNGKSFWTRHFSADEFGILETDVTFLLIFTLIFILSCYFGYLLKGRQLLHTTYKMFMAAAGVEVLSLLFFCIYWGQYATDGVGNGSLKILAKLLFSSSFLIFLLTLILLGKGFTVTRGRISHSGSVKLSVYMTLYTLTHVVLLIYEAEFFDPGQVLYTYESPAGYGLIGLQVAAYVWFCYAVLVSLRHFPEKQPFYVPFFAAYTLWFFAVPVMALIANFGIPKWAREKIVNGIQLGIHLYAHGVFLIMTRPSAANKNFPYHVRTSQIASAGVPGPGGSQSADKAFPQHVYGNVTFISDSVPNFTELFSIPPPTSSAGKQVEETAVAAAAAPRGRVVTMAELGAASPPAPTRYPKAVDSGWDGPTPSYQPLVPQTAAPHTGFTEYFSMHTAGGPAPPV; from the exons ATGGAGTCCTCGCGCGCGCCCGCGCTGCGCCGCttgctgccgccgctgctgctcctgctgctgccactgtccCCCCGCGCCCGGGCCAAGTACGTGAGGGGCAACCTCAGCTCCAAGGAG GACTGGGTCTTCCTGACAAGATTTTGTTTCCTCTCCGATTATGGCCGACTGGACTTCCGATTCCGATACCCGGAG GCCAGGTGCTGTCAGAACATACTCCTTTATTTCGACGACCCCTCCCAGTGGCCAGCTGTGTACAAGGCAAGGGACAAG GACTGCTTGGCCAAGGAGTCTGTGATCAGGCCGGAGAACAACCAGGTCATCAATCTCACCACTCAGTATGCCTGGTCAGGCTGTCAG GTGGTGTCAGAAGAGGGAACTCGCTACATGAGCTGCTCCAGTGGCCGCAGCTTCCGCTCTGTGCGTGAGAGGTGGTGGTACATTGCACTCAGCAAGTGTGGG GGAGATGGGCTGCAGCTGGAGTATGAGATGGTCCTCACCAACGGCAAGTCCTTCTGGACACGGCACTTCTCAGCTGATGAATTTG GGATCCTGGAGACGGATGTGACCTTTCTCCTCATCTTCaccctcatcttcatcctctcttGTTACTTTGGAT ATTTGCTGAAAGGCCGACAGTTACTCCATACAACTTATAAAATGTTCATGGCGGCAGCAGGCGTGGAGG TCCTGAGCCTCCTGTTCTTCTGCATCTACTGGGGCCAGTACGCCACAGATGGTGTTGGCAATGGGAGCCTGAAGATCTTGG ccaAGCTGCTCTTCTCCTCCAgcttcctcatcttcctgctcACGCTCATCCTTCTGGGGAAGGGATTCACGGTGACACG AGGCCGCATCAGCCACTCGGGCTCCGTGAAGTTGTCCGTGTACATGACCCTGTACACGCTCACCCACGTGGTACTGCTCATCTATGAGGCAGAA TTCTTTGATCCAGGCCAGGTACTGTACACATATGAGTCTCCGGCTGGTTACGGGCTCATCGGGCTGCAGGTGGCAGCCTACGTGTGGTTCTGCTATGCTGTTCTGGTGTCCCTTCGTCACTTTCCTGAGAAGCAGCCCTTTTATGTGCCCTTCTTTGCTGCCTATACTCTCTG GTTCTTCGCTGTTCCTGTCATGGCCCTGATTGCCAATTTTGGGATCCCGAAGTGGGCCCGAGAGAAGATCGTCAATGGCATCCAGCTGGGGATCCACTTGTATGCCCACGGCGTGTTTCTG atCATGACTCGCCCGTCCGCGGCCAATAAGAACTTCCCATACCACGTGCGAACTTCGCAGATCGCCTCTGCTGGGGTCCCGGGACCCGGAGGGAGCCAATCCGCAGATAAGGCATTCCCGCAGCACGTCTATGGAAACGTGACATTCATCAGCGACTCGGTGCCCAACTTCACGGAGCTCTTCTCCATCCCCCCGCCCACCTCCTCT GCCGGGAAGCAGGTGGAGGAGacagcggtggcggcggcagcggcccCGAGGGGCCGCGTGGTGACCATGGCCGAGCTGGGCGCAGCCTCCCCGCCCGCTCCCACTCGGTACCCCAAGGCGGTCGACTCGGGCTGGGATGGCCCGACGCCGTCCTACCAGCCGCTCGTACCCCAGACGGCTGCGCCGCACACCGGCTTCACCGAATACTTCAGCATGCACACGGCCGGGGGCCCTGCACCCCCGGTCTGA